A stretch of the Sphingobacterium thalpophilum genome encodes the following:
- a CDS encoding SCO family protein: MYTIFPKGITVTVFSCGLWLASACSSSNTGERLPILGEREVVHKIIDGNKVTDTLYHIIPDFELLDQDSTVVSKKSLQGKIYLADFFFTRCPTICPITARNLLQIARHFEHDPRVVFLSHTVDPMYDRPYVLKRYATELGAPKNWFFLNGPKNEVYPLAGAEGYFSFAQENKDAPGGFDHSGAFSLVDTRFHVRAVYDGTQMDSIPKIIADIQLLLDKG; encoded by the coding sequence ATGTACACAATTTTTCCGAAGGGAATTACTGTGACTGTATTTTCATGCGGCTTATGGCTAGCATCAGCCTGTTCCTCTTCCAATACGGGAGAGCGATTACCCATCTTGGGTGAAAGGGAGGTAGTACATAAGATTATTGATGGAAATAAGGTCACGGATACCCTATATCACATTATTCCAGACTTCGAACTGCTGGATCAGGATAGCACGGTCGTTTCAAAAAAGAGTCTTCAAGGGAAGATTTATCTGGCAGACTTTTTCTTTACGCGATGTCCGACAATCTGTCCTATTACTGCCCGGAACCTATTGCAGATCGCCCGACATTTTGAGCATGATCCAAGGGTGGTATTTCTGTCGCATACGGTAGATCCTATGTACGATCGTCCTTATGTACTGAAACGTTATGCTACTGAACTGGGAGCTCCGAAAAACTGGTTTTTCCTGAACGGTCCGAAAAATGAGGTATATCCACTTGCAGGCGCTGAAGGCTATTTTTCTTTTGCACAGGAGAATAAGGATGCACCCGGCGGTTTTGATCACAGTGGTGCTTTCAGTCTTGTAGATACCAGATTTCATGTACGTGCTGTATACGATGGCACTCAAATGGATTCTATCCCTAAAATTATTGCCGATATCCAGCTCCTGTTAGATAAAGGCTAA
- a CDS encoding RagB/SusD family nutrient uptake outer membrane protein, with the protein MKLIIKYSFLITLPMVLLYSCSLVRDPLDSYSDVTEGVTEGGKNIVFKDRAAVESYLATLYQQMKDRQEHWYVDLLLIGDAHSDNAYAGTTGAEVVPFENNSIEGSNSVLLRDWNRYLEDIARANRLIIHVDSVADKSLSATEIKTIKAQGKLFRALVTFDMVRIFGSIPLSTTEAPDITAENIGEVYKDYFPKQLREEEVYQQIAKDCLDALADAPTNNAANKTLFTKSVARAMLAKVYAEKPIRDYAKVIQYADELAADGFSLNANYADLYALNASNTDLAQRNTRESILEAQFFPGGGNWASWMFGRDLSNYDVNFSWAKWVTPSRDLIQTYTNEGDQVRMEQAIVYYAAKWSNYYPANHYPFMFKLRSGLNSIIKLRYADILLLKAEALLMQSSPNLAAAADIIDQIRQRVKLPKLPAGLRSDKEALLEAYLKERRLELAFEGQRWFDLVRLNKVEQVMNAVYAKDPGRKAQLYPFDEKSYRLAVPQSAIDDNPNLVQNPGY; encoded by the coding sequence ATGAAATTGATCATAAAATATAGTTTTTTGATAACGTTGCCAATGGTGTTGTTATATTCCTGTTCATTGGTACGGGATCCTCTGGATAGCTATTCGGATGTTACCGAAGGGGTGACGGAGGGTGGCAAAAATATTGTTTTTAAGGACAGGGCTGCCGTCGAATCTTATTTGGCCACGCTCTATCAACAAATGAAAGATCGCCAGGAACATTGGTATGTGGACTTATTGTTGATTGGTGACGCACATTCTGACAATGCATATGCGGGAACTACGGGGGCTGAGGTAGTGCCTTTCGAGAATAATTCAATCGAAGGGTCCAACTCGGTTTTATTACGGGACTGGAACCGTTATCTGGAGGATATCGCCAGAGCAAACCGGTTAATCATCCATGTAGACAGTGTTGCAGACAAATCGTTGAGTGCTACTGAAATAAAAACGATCAAAGCACAGGGGAAATTATTCCGCGCGCTGGTTACATTCGATATGGTGCGCATCTTCGGTTCCATTCCTTTGTCAACTACTGAAGCGCCGGACATTACCGCAGAAAACATTGGAGAGGTTTATAAAGATTACTTTCCTAAGCAGTTAAGGGAAGAGGAGGTCTATCAACAGATTGCAAAAGACTGTCTCGATGCCTTGGCAGATGCTCCGACTAACAATGCTGCTAACAAAACCCTTTTTACAAAGTCTGTTGCCAGAGCCATGCTTGCCAAAGTATACGCTGAAAAACCAATTCGTGATTACGCAAAAGTCATTCAGTACGCAGACGAACTGGCCGCGGACGGTTTTTCTTTAAATGCAAATTATGCTGACCTGTATGCGCTGAATGCCAGCAATACAGATTTAGCACAACGCAACACCAGAGAGTCAATCTTGGAAGCGCAGTTTTTCCCAGGGGGAGGAAATTGGGCGTCATGGATGTTTGGACGAGATCTATCCAACTATGACGTCAATTTTTCCTGGGCCAAATGGGTGACTCCTTCACGTGATCTGATCCAGACCTATACCAATGAAGGGGATCAGGTCCGAATGGAGCAAGCAATCGTGTATTATGCTGCGAAATGGAGTAACTATTATCCCGCGAACCATTATCCATTTATGTTTAAGCTGCGTTCGGGACTGAACAGTATTATCAAGCTTCGTTACGCAGATATTCTATTACTCAAAGCGGAAGCATTACTGATGCAAAGCAGTCCTAACCTTGCAGCTGCGGCCGACATTATTGACCAAATTCGGCAACGGGTGAAGCTGCCGAAGCTACCGGCCGGTCTGCGTTCCGATAAAGAAGCTCTATTGGAAGCTTATTTGAAGGAACGTCGTCTGGAATTGGCTTTCGAAGGACAGCGGTGGTTTGATCTGGTGCGTCTGAATAAGGTGGAGCAGGTCATGAATGCTGTGTACGCAAAAGACCCGGGGCGAAAAGCACAGTTGTATCCTTTCGATGAAAAATCTTATAGACTTGCGGTTCCGCAGTCTGCTATTGATGACAATCCCAACCTGGTGCAAAATCCAGGGTATTAA
- a CDS encoding DUF5125 domain-containing protein, giving the protein MNILIGVAAILTVSSCKKDEKYVYQIGDPKIEWKAAVSEAHFGDSLEFEVHVSDNEVALSTVKAQLFFTDDKVAETVIRTKENGDYKGKIYIPFLKNIPDGKATLKFVLQNISQKSTEKSFDIDLSRPDFLYLTLVTAARSYKMEKISQHQYAATENFPFSVKGYIQTPKVGTNGQVMNFGWVNNAIDLGATADIPFSNSTSGVYSIAFNTLTYQASPFIIAYAVNGTVFNRIDDTHFKAELNMVKGEAVTIDGIEDLKDWWIDPDFFTTSGQGGLSFNGMNGKYRITADFTLKYFNVEAMNGNELATLQADGSGAIWIIGEGIGKPKVSTNQVGWNTDKALCMVPVGNKKYQATVTAGTSMNSDNINFKFFHQKGWGGEFGGADVTTTSDLIFIGNGTNGRDSGNLGIKTGKVLEVGKTYIFTMDLSAGNKKAVLTVNEK; this is encoded by the coding sequence ATGAATATACTGATTGGAGTCGCTGCCATACTCACCGTCAGTTCCTGTAAAAAGGATGAAAAATACGTCTATCAAATCGGAGACCCAAAGATTGAATGGAAAGCCGCTGTTTCCGAAGCACATTTTGGAGATAGTCTGGAGTTTGAGGTGCACGTATCTGATAACGAAGTCGCATTATCGACGGTCAAAGCACAGTTATTTTTTACGGACGATAAAGTCGCTGAAACGGTGATACGAACAAAGGAAAACGGAGATTACAAGGGGAAAATTTACATTCCATTCTTAAAGAATATTCCGGATGGAAAAGCGACACTCAAATTTGTCCTGCAAAATATTAGCCAGAAGAGCACCGAAAAGTCTTTTGATATTGATTTAAGCCGTCCGGATTTCCTCTATTTGACGTTGGTAACAGCAGCTAGGTCCTATAAGATGGAGAAGATAAGCCAACACCAATACGCGGCAACGGAGAATTTTCCGTTTTCTGTAAAAGGCTATATTCAGACCCCAAAAGTAGGTACAAATGGCCAGGTCATGAATTTTGGATGGGTCAATAACGCGATAGACTTAGGTGCCACTGCGGACATCCCTTTTTCAAATTCAACTTCCGGCGTATATAGCATTGCCTTTAATACGTTGACCTACCAGGCATCACCTTTTATTATTGCTTATGCGGTTAATGGAACGGTGTTTAATCGGATCGATGATACGCATTTTAAAGCTGAATTGAACATGGTCAAAGGAGAAGCGGTCACAATTGACGGGATCGAAGATCTGAAAGACTGGTGGATAGATCCCGACTTCTTTACGACATCTGGACAGGGAGGGCTTTCGTTTAACGGGATGAACGGAAAGTATCGTATCACTGCAGATTTTACCCTGAAGTATTTTAATGTGGAAGCCATGAATGGCAATGAGCTTGCCACGCTGCAGGCCGATGGTTCAGGAGCGATATGGATTATCGGAGAAGGCATCGGAAAACCAAAAGTATCCACAAATCAGGTTGGCTGGAATACGGATAAAGCACTTTGCATGGTGCCTGTCGGGAATAAAAAATATCAGGCCACGGTGACAGCCGGTACCTCCATGAATTCGGATAACATCAATTTCAAATTTTTCCATCAGAAGGGCTGGGGTGGAGAATTTGGCGGAGCGGATGTGACAACGACCAGTGATCTCATTTTTATTGGAAATGGCACGAACGGGCGTGATTCCGGAAATCTAGGTATAAAAACCGGCAAAGTACTAGAAGTGGGTAAGACTTATATCTTTACTATGGATCTTTCGGCAGGAAATAAGAAGGCTGTGTTGACGGTCAATGAAAAATAA
- a CDS encoding glycoside hydrolase family 30 protein: MIYTFLLSCLVAATSCNRDSYTPSQMDDIKNNGDVTIYTTTGSRSSDFGKRFVDFSSKFNMSPNTITVNPAQKFQTMDGFGAAVTGSTCYNLMKMNKEDRRKFLTETFSDKEGMGMSYIRIAIGCSDFSLSEYTCWDKEGKENFGLQSEELHYIIPVLKEILAINPQVKIMGSPWTPPKWMKVNNLVDLKPFDSWTSGQLNPKYYQDYGWYFVQWLQAMKKEGIPVHAITVQNEPLNRKNSASMYMSWQEQQAFIKQSLGPQLKSAGLATKIYAFDHNYNYDNMADQEDYPVKIYNDAGAASFIAGAAYHNYGGDKAELLDIQRQRPDKELVFTETSIGEWNDGRNLEKRLMEDMREVALGTVNNWCRAVIVWNLMLDTDKGPNREGGCQTCYGAVDINKANYKTITRNSHYYIVGHLAAVVKPGATRIGASGYTADGLVYTAFQNTDGTYALVLLNDAGDSRKITIADGKHHFSYDVPAKSVVSYRWSN; encoded by the coding sequence ATGATATACACTTTCTTGTTGTCCTGTCTGGTTGCAGCAACATCTTGTAATCGTGATAGCTATACGCCTTCACAGATGGACGATATTAAAAATAACGGTGACGTCACTATTTACACGACTACAGGAAGCCGGTCTTCAGATTTCGGAAAACGATTTGTAGATTTCAGCTCTAAGTTCAATATGTCGCCCAACACAATCACAGTGAATCCCGCGCAAAAATTCCAGACGATGGACGGGTTTGGGGCAGCAGTGACCGGTTCAACCTGTTACAACCTAATGAAAATGAATAAGGAGGACCGCCGCAAATTCCTCACGGAGACATTTTCGGACAAAGAGGGAATGGGAATGAGCTATATCCGTATTGCTATCGGATGCTCCGACTTCTCGCTGAGCGAATACACCTGCTGGGATAAAGAAGGAAAAGAAAATTTCGGCCTGCAATCAGAAGAACTTCACTATATTATTCCTGTGCTCAAAGAAATATTGGCCATCAATCCCCAGGTTAAAATCATGGGTTCGCCATGGACACCCCCAAAATGGATGAAGGTAAACAATCTCGTGGATTTAAAGCCTTTTGATTCATGGACGAGCGGGCAGCTAAATCCAAAATATTATCAGGACTATGGCTGGTATTTTGTTCAATGGCTACAGGCCATGAAAAAAGAAGGCATCCCTGTGCATGCAATCACTGTACAAAATGAACCTTTAAATAGGAAGAACTCGGCTTCAATGTACATGTCCTGGCAGGAGCAACAAGCATTTATCAAACAGTCTCTGGGCCCCCAGTTGAAATCGGCTGGTCTGGCAACAAAGATCTATGCCTTCGACCACAATTACAATTACGACAATATGGCTGACCAGGAAGACTATCCGGTCAAAATTTATAACGATGCCGGAGCAGCGTCCTTTATCGCTGGCGCGGCTTATCACAACTACGGTGGTGATAAAGCCGAATTGCTTGATATTCAGCGTCAACGTCCAGATAAAGAACTGGTCTTTACCGAAACCTCGATCGGGGAATGGAACGACGGGCGTAATTTGGAAAAACGCCTTATGGAAGACATGAGGGAAGTTGCTTTAGGTACAGTTAATAACTGGTGTAGGGCAGTAATCGTATGGAACCTGATGCTGGATACGGACAAAGGCCCAAATCGCGAAGGCGGATGCCAGACTTGCTATGGCGCCGTGGATATCAATAAAGCGAATTACAAAACGATAACGCGCAACTCCCACTATTACATCGTTGGGCATTTAGCGGCGGTCGTAAAACCCGGGGCCACACGTATTGGCGCGTCGGGTTATACCGCAGATGGATTGGTTTATACTGCGTTTCAGAACACAGACGGAACCTACGCCCTTGTTTTATTGAATGATGCCGGAGATAGCCGTAAGATTACAATAGCTGATGGAAAGCACCATTTTAGCTATGATGTGCCGGCTAAATCGGTAGTTTCTTATCGTTGGTCAAATTAA
- a CDS encoding FixH family protein gives MDFIKIALLYTVVLTAALTAVSCADKSVSKNSVSATDSTVFGIPEESGLYLLADTSIKGHAYTVYGGTKLSNKYHTIYLKVKDKNGRPVDDKALDLYPEMNMGQMKHGGPYEHPIPLGEGWYKSNVVFIMADIPDMGTGWHLHIIRGEETARDTVAIKIPVSPASLMRTTSSGTRDDSRVFLSCLLPDTVKQGKMPIQFLMNKMDHHHFPALDGYEVRFKTDMPGMRHDSPDNKGAVSAGNGYYEGLINFSMAGDWEINVELWKDGKKANQDEIKYHVHVTP, from the coding sequence ATGGACTTTATAAAAATAGCTTTATTATATACTGTTGTATTAACGGCCGCGCTTACCGCAGTTTCATGCGCAGACAAAAGCGTAAGCAAAAACAGTGTAAGTGCAACGGATTCAACCGTATTCGGTATACCTGAAGAGTCTGGACTGTATCTTTTGGCAGATACATCAATCAAGGGCCATGCATACACTGTATATGGCGGCACAAAACTCAGTAATAAATATCATACGATTTATTTAAAGGTGAAAGACAAGAATGGCAGACCTGTCGACGATAAAGCCCTGGATCTCTATCCCGAAATGAATATGGGGCAGATGAAACATGGCGGACCTTACGAGCATCCCATACCATTGGGCGAAGGCTGGTATAAAAGCAACGTGGTTTTTATCATGGCTGACATTCCGGACATGGGGACAGGCTGGCATTTGCACATTATTCGTGGGGAGGAAACAGCAAGAGATACCGTGGCGATCAAGATTCCGGTTTCGCCAGCCTCACTTATGCGCACGACGAGCTCGGGCACCCGGGACGACAGCCGGGTATTTCTGTCTTGCCTCTTGCCTGATACAGTGAAACAGGGCAAGATGCCGATCCAGTTCTTGATGAATAAAATGGACCATCATCACTTCCCGGCATTAGACGGTTATGAGGTCAGATTTAAGACTGATATGCCTGGGATGAGGCATGACTCCCCGGATAATAAAGGTGCTGTCAGTGCCGGTAATGGTTATTACGAAGGGCTGATAAACTTTAGCATGGCCGGGGACTGGGAGATCAATGTGGAACTGTGGAAAGACGGTAAAAAAGCCAATCAGGATGAAATCAAATACCACGTACACGTCACTCCATAA
- a CDS encoding MbnP family protein yields MKTVYFTIRTFILSISLLFGVSCSKKEAPMPDNTKKGLFSIEFDNIVGDETLGFDPRVYKNAKGEAFRIKTLRYFISNIKLYKADGTEYIVPQEKSYFFMEGSDRRSRFAKVEVPEGDYNKVKFIVGVDSARSTMPTEDRQGVLSFNPEAGHDGMYWGWNQGYIFFKLEGYCDGISDDQQGDPTGNKQFRYHIGGYGGYNPKAPTLNNIKEVTIDLNPAGIAQVREGLRSNVHLFVDVLKIFNGPYTFSIVQHPTVMFSDFSQNIANNFLSMFTHDHTENFVKSESEL; encoded by the coding sequence ATGAAAACAGTATATTTTACCATCAGAACATTCATTTTGAGTATTTCGCTCCTGTTTGGAGTAAGCTGCAGCAAGAAAGAGGCACCTATGCCGGATAATACGAAGAAAGGGCTATTCTCCATCGAATTTGACAATATTGTCGGCGATGAGACCCTGGGATTTGATCCACGTGTGTATAAGAATGCGAAAGGTGAAGCCTTTCGCATCAAGACCTTACGTTATTTTATCAGCAATATTAAACTTTACAAGGCGGATGGTACTGAATATATCGTTCCCCAAGAAAAAAGCTACTTTTTTATGGAGGGGTCTGATAGGAGAAGCAGATTTGCAAAGGTAGAAGTACCTGAAGGAGATTATAATAAAGTAAAGTTCATCGTAGGCGTTGATAGCGCAAGAAGTACGATGCCCACCGAAGATCGTCAGGGAGTGCTTTCGTTTAATCCCGAAGCAGGACACGACGGCATGTACTGGGGCTGGAACCAGGGGTATATTTTCTTCAAGCTGGAGGGGTATTGCGATGGGATCTCTGATGACCAACAGGGAGATCCTACGGGCAATAAACAGTTTAGATATCATATCGGGGGCTATGGAGGATACAATCCCAAAGCGCCTACGCTCAACAACATCAAGGAAGTCACTATAGACCTGAATCCAGCAGGAATCGCCCAGGTACGGGAGGGGCTACGCAGCAATGTACACCTTTTTGTTGATGTGTTAAAGATTTTCAATGGACCTTATACTTTCTCGATCGTGCAACATCCGACTGTGATGTTCAGTGATTTTAGCCAGAATATTGCAAATAATTTTTTGTCGATGTTTACACACGACCATACTGAGAATTTTGTCAAAAGTGAATCAGAACTGTAG
- a CDS encoding SusC/RagA family TonB-linked outer membrane protein produces MIYFTRKVGFLIGLAFLFTLNVAFAQNKLQVRGQVLNAVDRKPLGGVTISDQEANNAVSTNAEGRFQISVPPGSRLLFSFVGFDSKELVAENETVTVLLSPSTNVLEDVVVIGYGSVRRKDVTTAIASVSTQDLEKRPIVNVGQAIQGKAAGVAVMQPNGTPGAEMSIRVRGTTSFNASNAPLYVVDGVPVDNIKFLTPADVADIQILKDASSAAIYGSRAANGVVLITTKTGRSGQAKISVNAQYTANVVDNTFQVLNVQQYRELQNEIGLVSLPEGLTDQTDWFKEAYQTGIQQNYQFSVTDGTEKLRYFLSGGYLNEKGTLEGSFFKRYNFRANVDNQVRKWLKVSANINYADYNDNGIISGTGANRGGVVLSVINTPTYAPVWDPLNPEQYYNNFYGVSGITSPAENLARSKYNNNRENRLLATGSALISFWPELTLKSAFTMDRRNAIKTVFLDPISTTYGRSQHGTGSDLRNMNTVLTWDNVLTYTKAFGSHHLEAMGGSSWTDSKYTNSYINGSHFRDEVIQTLNAANKIAWDNTGSGGSAWGIMSYFARAMYNYDGKYLLTANMRADGSSKLHPDHRWGYFPSVSAAWRLSSEGFMENITWINDLKLRGGWGETGNQSGVGDYAYLQRYNFKRFEWYNDLYKEAVPAIVPANLRTKDLTWETTSQANIGIDFSVLNNRLTLAADYYHKKTTDMLMWVTLPASASTISTSIQRNEGEMTNKGFEFAVDSKNLTQGFVWNTNFNISFNKNRLDKLETKQIYDDAVTSENVNEKVVRNTPGRPLGNFFGYISEGVDPETGNLRYLDVNGDGKVTVTDQTFIGNPNPKFTYGMTNSFSWKNIDLSIFIQGTYGNDIYNASRMETEGMYDGKNQTTRVLDRWRVPGQMTDVPKAGFNIKNSTYFVEDGSYLRVKNISLGYTIAPERLKRIGIQKLQPYFSASNLLTWTKYSGMDPEVNQYGDSGAVQGIDWGTYPHSRSFVLGINIEF; encoded by the coding sequence ATGATTTACTTTACTCGAAAAGTAGGCTTTTTAATTGGGCTAGCTTTCCTGTTTACCTTGAATGTGGCCTTTGCGCAAAACAAGCTACAGGTGCGCGGGCAGGTGCTGAATGCGGTGGACCGAAAGCCTTTGGGTGGTGTTACCATTTCGGATCAAGAAGCAAACAACGCGGTATCTACCAATGCCGAAGGCCGGTTTCAGATCTCGGTGCCTCCGGGGTCACGTCTGCTGTTTTCGTTTGTCGGTTTTGATAGCAAAGAGCTTGTTGCGGAAAACGAGACTGTGACAGTGCTATTGAGCCCGTCTACCAACGTATTGGAAGATGTTGTTGTCATTGGGTACGGGTCCGTCAGGCGTAAAGATGTCACGACCGCGATCGCTTCTGTCTCCACTCAGGATTTGGAGAAGCGTCCTATCGTGAATGTGGGGCAGGCAATTCAGGGCAAGGCGGCGGGGGTAGCCGTGATGCAGCCCAATGGAACTCCAGGAGCGGAAATGTCTATCCGTGTGCGTGGAACAACATCATTTAATGCAAGCAATGCGCCCTTATATGTGGTCGATGGTGTCCCTGTGGACAATATTAAATTTTTAACACCTGCCGACGTTGCTGACATTCAAATTTTAAAAGATGCATCGTCTGCGGCCATCTATGGTTCAAGAGCTGCAAATGGTGTCGTATTGATCACAACCAAAACCGGCAGAAGCGGACAGGCTAAAATTAGTGTGAATGCACAGTATACCGCCAATGTTGTCGACAATACATTTCAAGTACTGAATGTACAGCAGTACCGGGAACTGCAGAATGAAATCGGACTAGTGTCTTTACCAGAAGGATTAACCGATCAGACCGACTGGTTTAAGGAGGCATACCAGACCGGTATCCAGCAAAATTATCAATTCTCTGTCACCGATGGAACAGAAAAACTGCGCTACTTTCTGTCCGGTGGATATCTAAATGAGAAAGGCACATTGGAAGGTTCATTTTTTAAGCGCTATAATTTCAGAGCAAATGTTGACAATCAGGTGCGCAAATGGTTAAAAGTGTCTGCCAACATCAACTATGCCGACTATAACGATAATGGAATTATTTCCGGTACGGGAGCTAATCGTGGCGGAGTAGTTTTATCGGTGATCAATACGCCGACCTATGCTCCTGTTTGGGATCCCCTGAATCCCGAGCAGTATTATAATAATTTTTATGGTGTCAGTGGCATAACCAGTCCTGCTGAAAATCTGGCAAGGAGTAAATACAACAACAACCGTGAAAACCGCCTGCTTGCGACTGGCAGTGCATTGATCAGTTTTTGGCCAGAGCTTACCTTAAAAAGTGCATTTACGATGGATCGCAGAAATGCCATAAAGACGGTATTTTTGGATCCGATCTCCACAACCTACGGCCGCAGCCAGCACGGAACTGGGTCTGATCTGAGAAATATGAATACAGTTTTGACCTGGGATAATGTGCTGACCTACACCAAAGCTTTTGGCAGCCATCACCTAGAGGCCATGGGGGGAAGTTCCTGGACAGACTCAAAATATACCAACAGCTATATCAACGGATCCCACTTCCGGGATGAAGTCATTCAGACCTTGAATGCAGCGAATAAAATTGCCTGGGATAATACAGGATCTGGCGGCTCGGCCTGGGGAATCATGTCGTACTTTGCGCGCGCAATGTACAACTATGATGGAAAATATCTGCTGACAGCGAATATGCGTGCGGATGGTTCGTCCAAGCTGCATCCCGATCACCGTTGGGGATATTTTCCTTCTGTTTCTGCAGCTTGGCGGTTGTCTTCTGAAGGTTTTATGGAAAATATTACCTGGATTAACGATCTAAAGCTACGTGGAGGGTGGGGAGAGACCGGCAATCAGTCAGGAGTGGGCGATTATGCCTATCTACAGCGCTATAACTTTAAGCGTTTTGAATGGTATAATGATCTGTATAAAGAAGCGGTGCCGGCCATCGTTCCGGCCAACCTTCGGACAAAAGATCTGACTTGGGAAACCACTTCACAGGCCAATATCGGGATTGACTTTTCTGTGCTGAACAATAGGCTCACGCTCGCGGCTGATTACTATCATAAGAAGACAACAGATATGCTGATGTGGGTTACTTTGCCGGCATCCGCATCAACGATTTCGACTTCCATACAGCGCAATGAAGGGGAGATGACGAATAAAGGGTTTGAATTTGCAGTCGACTCAAAGAATTTGACCCAAGGATTTGTCTGGAACACCAATTTTAATATTTCTTTTAATAAAAATAGGTTGGACAAACTGGAGACGAAACAGATCTACGATGATGCGGTGACAAGTGAAAATGTGAATGAAAAAGTGGTCAGAAATACACCGGGCCGTCCTTTGGGCAACTTCTTTGGTTATATCAGCGAGGGGGTGGATCCTGAAACGGGCAACCTACGGTACCTTGATGTCAACGGAGATGGGAAAGTGACGGTTACTGACCAAACTTTTATCGGTAATCCAAACCCCAAATTTACCTATGGGATGACCAACAGTTTTTCATGGAAAAATATTGATCTCAGTATTTTTATCCAGGGTACTTATGGCAATGATATTTATAATGCAAGCCGGATGGAGACGGAAGGAATGTATGATGGAAAAAACCAGACGACAAGAGTGCTTGACCGCTGGCGGGTACCAGGGCAGATGACCGATGTTCCCAAAGCTGGCTTTAATATAAAAAACTCCACCTATTTTGTGGAAGACGGTAGCTACCTGCGTGTAAAGAATATTTCACTTGGTTATACGATAGCGCCCGAACGGCTGAAACGTATCGGCATACAAAAGTTACAGCCCTATTTTTCGGCTAGCAATCTATTGACCTGGACAAAGTATTCGGGAATGGATCCTGAAGTAAACCAATATGGAGACAGTGGGGCTGTACAGGGCATTGACTGGGGGACCTACCCACATAGCCGCTCATTTGTGTTGGGAATAAATATTGAATTTTAA